Proteins encoded in a region of the Halodesulfovibrio marinisediminis DSM 17456 genome:
- a CDS encoding 3D domain-containing protein has product MKNGIYLLLFLAAGAFFIQHQREIQQLRQLIDSQNQELHAMQVVLRNNSVQSELALEIGRRTQQSLHDSRAKRVVKVTAYSPRSIETDSTPFITASNTKVRPGIIAVSRDLFAKGWTFGKKVYIKSLGVFTIEDLMAKRKKNQIDVFMPETTQALSFGRRNLEAYLLNSPPISDKTYTQLYPTPHKDFLLASEDLCRRTN; this is encoded by the coding sequence ATGAAAAACGGTATATACTTACTTCTTTTCCTTGCTGCTGGAGCTTTTTTCATTCAGCACCAACGTGAGATACAGCAACTCAGGCAGTTAATTGATTCACAGAATCAAGAACTTCATGCCATGCAAGTAGTGCTGCGCAACAACTCAGTTCAATCAGAATTAGCCCTTGAAATAGGACGCAGGACACAGCAATCCTTACACGATTCACGTGCAAAACGAGTTGTTAAAGTTACTGCCTATAGCCCGCGAAGCATCGAAACTGACTCCACACCGTTCATCACAGCATCTAATACAAAAGTTCGCCCTGGTATTATTGCCGTATCCCGTGACCTTTTTGCGAAGGGTTGGACATTCGGGAAAAAAGTATACATCAAGTCACTTGGCGTATTCACCATTGAAGACCTAATGGCAAAACGCAAAAAAAATCAAATTGATGTTTTTATGCCTGAAACAACTCAGGCTCTTTCATTCGGCAGAAGAAATCTAGAGGCTTATCTGCTCAATTCTCCACCAATTTCAGATAAAACCTATACCCAATTGTATCCCACTCCGCATAAAGACTTTCTTCTGGCTTCGGAAGACCTTTGCAGACGCACGAACTGA
- the ybeY gene encoding rRNA maturation RNase YbeY, whose translation MITIKKSQSVDWLLPFSRTELTRGMNAMLSAIGHEGKDVEINLVDDATIADLNASFLQCDGPTNILSFPSTEDGSTHNIGWLALSMDTLERECLLYGQDRIEHALRLIAHGMLHLAGYDHGDEMFALTDVAVDAGFASI comes from the coding sequence ATGATTACAATTAAAAAAAGCCAGTCAGTCGACTGGCTTCTTCCCTTCTCCCGCACGGAATTAACCCGTGGGATGAATGCAATGCTTTCCGCCATTGGACATGAAGGAAAGGACGTTGAAATTAATCTCGTGGATGATGCCACTATTGCAGACTTAAATGCATCTTTTCTGCAGTGTGACGGCCCGACTAACATTCTGTCTTTTCCCTCCACAGAGGATGGAAGCACACATAATATAGGCTGGCTGGCTTTATCCATGGACACCCTTGAACGAGAATGCCTTCTATACGGACAGGACAGAATAGAGCACGCATTACGCCTTATTGCTCACGGCATGTTGCACCTTGCAGGATACGATCACGGCGACGAAATGTTTGCGCTGACCGATGTTGCTGTTGACGCAGGCTTTGCTTCTATTTAG
- a CDS encoding HD family phosphohydrolase, translating into MTSKSKARGSGQKGSAKIRNAISTFPKLGLFVFLTALICLAILSGTNLRPPLPLYVAGEVAAQDVLATQNLLFEDTSSTLAKRRQVAELQPPIYDLDRSPISKIQDKFRLIFDLINSPRASVSEEDAIRWQIEELLNVEVSRKTYNHWKEERFQTIFYTQALPYIVDMLNKGIVADRTLLLQNRNGYVIRDLAQNNETLHSVAFKIGDLSTTKKGLLKELRSKGKAPLRTRNAVLALISPVLTPTVTPNRVETQLREQIAVDAVDPVYYSIKKGESIVRKGERVTLPIQIKLQALLAHKNQRFFPYQMLGVFMTTLLLGAGLAFERRGRRLCSLRNQDLLLTTMLVILFAGGAKAFTLLQSSFDGAQHAAELLPILYPVPGALGLVGLIFGIRRCSVIALIISFLCTVMMSGSIELFLFYFLGGMINVWLVQHAESRKDIAVSGLPLMGGLLITWVGLALYQQLDIPELAVGSVFAAANGIISLLVVFALSPIIELIFNYTTRFKLMELMNLEQPLLQELMMNAPGTYHHSLILSNLVEAGAKSIGANSLLCKVAALYHDIGKLAKPQYFIENQGRAKNPHDKLTPAMSTLILISHVKKGVGLARKHRLGHEIEDIIQQHHGTSVIRYFYTKAAEQDETLCKNDFRYPGPKPKSREAAIVMLADAVEASSRVLADPTPSRLRGHIDTIMKGIFSEGQLDDSELTFSDLTKVGESFHRVLTGIFHRRIEYPEEQRNGCIKNHEEKNGHHERPEKPKNGTAPEAA; encoded by the coding sequence ATGACTTCTAAAAGTAAAGCGCGCGGTTCAGGACAAAAAGGGTCTGCCAAAATACGTAATGCCATTTCAACTTTTCCAAAACTTGGGCTTTTCGTATTCCTTACTGCACTGATCTGCCTTGCCATTCTTAGCGGAACTAATCTGCGCCCCCCTCTACCACTGTACGTTGCAGGGGAAGTGGCGGCACAGGACGTGCTCGCAACACAGAACTTACTCTTTGAAGATACCAGTTCCACTCTCGCCAAACGCAGACAAGTGGCGGAACTTCAACCGCCTATATACGATCTCGACCGTTCTCCGATTTCCAAAATTCAAGACAAATTTCGACTGATTTTTGATTTAATCAACTCTCCACGAGCCTCCGTAAGTGAAGAAGACGCTATCCGCTGGCAAATTGAAGAACTTCTTAATGTTGAAGTGTCTCGTAAGACCTACAACCATTGGAAAGAAGAACGCTTCCAGACCATTTTTTACACACAAGCACTGCCCTACATTGTAGACATGCTCAACAAGGGCATTGTGGCAGACCGTACTTTACTCCTGCAAAACAGGAACGGCTACGTTATCCGCGACCTTGCGCAAAACAATGAAACACTGCATTCCGTTGCCTTTAAGATTGGTGACCTTTCAACCACCAAAAAAGGATTGTTGAAAGAGCTGCGCAGCAAAGGCAAAGCACCATTACGTACACGTAATGCAGTTCTAGCTCTTATCTCACCGGTGCTGACACCGACAGTTACTCCTAACAGAGTAGAGACTCAGCTTCGCGAACAAATAGCTGTAGATGCAGTTGACCCTGTGTATTACAGCATTAAAAAAGGTGAAAGCATTGTCCGCAAAGGCGAGCGCGTAACCTTGCCTATCCAGATAAAGCTACAGGCGCTGCTAGCACATAAGAACCAGCGATTCTTCCCATACCAGATGCTCGGCGTCTTTATGACAACCCTGCTGCTTGGTGCCGGACTGGCGTTTGAGCGCAGAGGTCGCAGGCTCTGTTCTTTGCGAAACCAGGATTTGCTACTCACAACAATGCTAGTAATCCTGTTTGCCGGTGGCGCAAAAGCATTCACGCTACTACAAAGCAGTTTTGATGGTGCTCAGCATGCCGCAGAACTACTTCCAATCCTCTACCCTGTACCGGGTGCACTTGGATTGGTAGGCTTAATCTTCGGCATCAGACGATGCAGCGTTATTGCGCTAATCATCAGCTTCCTTTGCACTGTTATGATGAGTGGATCAATTGAACTATTCCTGTTCTACTTCCTCGGTGGCATGATCAATGTATGGCTCGTGCAGCATGCAGAAAGCCGTAAAGACATTGCAGTCAGTGGGTTGCCGCTTATGGGTGGTCTTCTCATTACATGGGTTGGTCTGGCTCTTTACCAGCAACTTGATATACCAGAACTCGCTGTAGGTTCAGTCTTTGCTGCAGCTAATGGAATCATTTCTTTACTGGTCGTATTTGCTCTCAGCCCGATCATCGAACTCATTTTCAACTACACCACCCGCTTTAAGCTGATGGAATTGATGAACCTTGAGCAGCCATTGCTTCAGGAACTCATGATGAATGCCCCCGGCACCTATCATCATTCACTCATCCTTTCCAACCTTGTTGAAGCAGGTGCCAAATCCATCGGGGCAAACAGCCTGCTCTGTAAAGTTGCTGCGCTGTACCATGACATCGGGAAGCTGGCTAAGCCTCAATACTTTATTGAAAACCAAGGACGGGCAAAAAACCCTCATGACAAGCTTACCCCTGCCATGAGTACGCTCATTCTTATTTCCCACGTAAAAAAAGGCGTCGGTCTTGCCCGCAAACATCGTCTTGGTCATGAGATTGAAGATATTATCCAGCAGCACCATGGTACATCTGTAATTCGCTACTTCTATACAAAAGCAGCAGAACAAGATGAAACCTTATGCAAAAACGACTTCCGCTATCCTGGCCCTAAGCCGAAAAGCAGGGAAGCAGCAATTGTAATGTTGGCGGATGCTGTTGAAGCTTCCAGCCGCGTGCTTGCCGACCCAACTCCAAGTCGTTTGCGCGGACATATCGATACTATTATGAAAGGCATCTTCTCTGAAGGTCAGTTGGATGACTCTGAGCTTACATTTTCTGACTTAACCAAAGTTGGTGAAAGCTTCCATCGAGTGCTTACCGGCATTTTCCATAGGAGGATTGAATATCCGGAGGAGCAACGAAATGGGTGCATCAAGAACCATGAAGAGAAAAATGGACACCATGAAAGGCCTGAAAAACCTAAAAACGGTACTGCTCCTGAAGCAGCGTAA
- a CDS encoding PhoH family protein, translated as MTKTFVTKTLDFDDIHLANALFGPQNKHLSVITKASGVQLDTKGTSLSASSSDPDALHTVLNLLTQLYGLLKAGNPLYAKDITYAYGMLQREPNLNLQKLFKDSVFVVSPKKTIAPKTLSQRDYLTALRENEMVFSIGPAGTGKTYLAVAMALSMLLTKQVKKIILTRPAVEAGEKLGFLPGDLVEKVDPYLRPLYDALHDMLDLEKVTHMIETGVIEIAPLAFMRGRTLNNAFVILDEAQNTTPEQMKMFLTRMGYGSRMVVTGDVTQIDLPVCGEFRTPRSGLIEAQRVLANIKGIRFIHFHHEDVVRHPLVAKVVNAYERYSTELTKKD; from the coding sequence ATGACAAAAACATTTGTGACGAAGACATTGGACTTTGATGACATTCATCTTGCGAACGCTCTCTTTGGTCCACAAAACAAACATCTCTCCGTTATCACCAAAGCAAGTGGCGTACAGCTGGATACAAAAGGGACAAGTCTTTCTGCCAGCTCATCTGATCCGGACGCACTACATACGGTTCTTAATCTCCTCACGCAACTCTACGGTCTGCTCAAAGCAGGCAACCCCTTATACGCTAAAGATATCACCTATGCTTACGGCATGCTCCAGCGTGAACCAAACTTAAATTTGCAAAAACTGTTTAAAGACTCTGTTTTTGTTGTTTCCCCTAAGAAAACTATTGCGCCAAAAACATTAAGCCAACGAGACTACCTGACTGCATTACGCGAAAACGAAATGGTCTTTTCGATTGGGCCAGCGGGAACTGGTAAAACGTATCTTGCTGTTGCTATGGCATTATCAATGCTTCTCACAAAACAGGTAAAAAAAATCATTCTTACAAGACCGGCTGTTGAGGCGGGTGAGAAATTAGGATTTTTACCTGGTGACCTTGTGGAAAAAGTCGACCCGTATTTGCGTCCGCTCTACGATGCCCTGCATGACATGCTGGATTTAGAGAAAGTGACGCACATGATTGAAACTGGAGTAATTGAGATAGCCCCGTTAGCTTTTATGCGCGGACGAACCCTCAATAATGCTTTCGTTATATTGGATGAAGCGCAAAATACTACCCCTGAACAGATGAAAATGTTTTTAACACGTATGGGGTACGGTTCCCGCATGGTAGTTACCGGAGATGTAACACAAATTGACTTACCGGTATGTGGTGAGTTCCGCACTCCCCGCTCTGGTCTTATCGAGGCTCAGAGGGTCTTGGCAAATATCAAGGGAATCCGTTTCATACATTTTCACCATGAGGATGTTGTTCGTCATCCACTGGTTGCAAAAGTTGTTAACGCGTATGAGCGTTATTCAACAGAACTGACAAAAAAAGATTAA
- a CDS encoding glycosyltransferase family 4 protein, which produces MKTIQIINVRWFNATAWYGLYLARLLREAGHETLVITQPGTEADDKAKEWGFTPLHFDLNSSNPLKLIRAYAQLYKLIKEFSPDVVNCHRGEGFILWGLLRKYLGSFKLVRTRGDQRLPKNNLPNRWLHTNVADAVVATNSVMAKHFISKLHVPEHKVSTIFGGVDTGKFMFKAEGRADFRKKLGYDDSHFVVSMLGRFDEVKGQKELIEAVGKLYNEKGMKHLRLMLLGFETATSQVEVESWIADNNIQEITRITGVVPDVSAAISAMDLGVIASKWSETIARAAFEIMACKRPLISTGVGVMPDFMDEEAMFEAGSADALVGAIERAAKDEVYRQRILESQQKEIAELSEQHFLEKTLDLYSKL; this is translated from the coding sequence ATGAAAACGATACAGATAATAAATGTACGCTGGTTTAATGCCACTGCCTGGTATGGGTTGTACCTTGCCCGCTTGCTGCGCGAGGCAGGTCATGAGACATTGGTCATTACTCAACCGGGTACAGAAGCGGACGATAAAGCGAAAGAATGGGGTTTTACCCCGTTGCATTTTGATTTGAACAGTTCAAATCCGCTTAAGCTCATACGTGCATATGCGCAATTGTATAAGCTTATTAAAGAATTTTCTCCAGATGTTGTCAATTGTCATCGTGGTGAAGGATTTATTCTCTGGGGGCTACTGCGCAAGTATCTTGGATCGTTTAAACTTGTACGAACAAGGGGAGACCAGCGTCTTCCTAAGAATAATCTTCCTAACCGCTGGTTACATACCAACGTTGCTGATGCTGTTGTTGCTACAAACAGTGTAATGGCAAAGCATTTTATTTCTAAGCTGCATGTGCCAGAACATAAAGTATCTACTATTTTTGGTGGGGTAGATACAGGAAAGTTTATGTTTAAGGCTGAAGGGCGTGCTGATTTTCGTAAAAAACTTGGGTACGATGACTCTCATTTTGTCGTGTCCATGCTCGGCCGTTTTGATGAAGTAAAAGGGCAAAAAGAGCTTATCGAAGCTGTGGGCAAGCTGTACAATGAAAAAGGTATGAAGCATCTTCGCCTTATGTTGCTTGGCTTCGAAACAGCAACGTCTCAAGTAGAAGTGGAATCATGGATTGCTGACAATAATATTCAGGAGATAACCCGCATCACCGGTGTGGTTCCTGATGTGTCTGCTGCTATTTCTGCTATGGACTTAGGTGTGATTGCATCCAAATGGTCAGAAACAATTGCCCGTGCCGCTTTTGAAATTATGGCATGCAAACGTCCTCTTATTTCCACTGGTGTAGGCGTTATGCCGGACTTTATGGATGAGGAAGCCATGTTTGAAGCAGGTAGTGCTGATGCCTTGGTTGGAGCCATTGAGCGTGCGGCAAAAGATGAAGTTTACCGTCAGCGGATTCTTGAATCACAACAAAAAGAGATTGCTGAACTTTCCGAACAGCATTTTCTGGAAAAAACGCTCGACTTGTATTCAAAACTGTAG
- a CDS encoding threonine aldolase family protein, with protein sequence MINFASDNYSGVHPRIMQALTAANTGCACAYGDDTYTADADAAFKALFGDDIASYVMVNGTGANVLGLAALMRPYHAVVCSEIAHINVDETGAPENVLGSKLLTVDSKDGKLTPKDVEQFLFAKGVVHHSQPKVISITQSTEYGAVYTPEEVKALGDFAREHDMYLHMDGARIANAAAALGVDVASFTRDAGVHVLSFGGTKNGMMFGEAVVFFDKKLAEGFEYLRKQNLQLLSKMRYASCQFVELLRDDLWLQTARNSNAMAKRLAEGLAGIPGVEICNKVDVNSVFAIISPEHQEELHKQFAFYEWNEATHEVRLVCSFDTTEQEVDSFIAAAKAICR encoded by the coding sequence GTGATTAACTTTGCCAGTGATAACTATTCTGGAGTGCATCCACGTATCATGCAAGCTCTTACGGCTGCAAATACAGGCTGTGCCTGTGCATACGGTGATGATACATATACAGCAGATGCTGATGCTGCGTTTAAGGCATTATTCGGCGACGATATTGCTTCTTATGTAATGGTTAACGGCACGGGTGCGAATGTACTCGGATTGGCTGCGCTTATGAGACCATATCATGCAGTTGTGTGTTCAGAGATAGCACATATTAATGTTGACGAAACAGGTGCGCCGGAAAATGTGCTTGGCAGTAAGCTTCTTACTGTAGATTCGAAAGACGGTAAGCTTACGCCGAAAGATGTTGAGCAGTTCCTTTTTGCAAAGGGAGTTGTGCACCATAGCCAGCCTAAAGTTATCTCTATTACTCAGTCTACAGAATACGGTGCTGTGTATACGCCTGAAGAAGTAAAAGCGCTTGGTGATTTTGCCCGTGAACATGACATGTATTTGCATATGGACGGTGCTCGTATTGCCAATGCAGCCGCAGCGCTTGGGGTGGATGTTGCTTCATTTACCCGTGATGCAGGCGTACATGTACTTTCCTTTGGTGGCACTAAGAACGGTATGATGTTTGGCGAGGCTGTTGTTTTCTTTGATAAAAAGCTTGCGGAAGGCTTTGAGTATCTGCGTAAACAGAATCTCCAGCTGCTTTCAAAAATGCGCTATGCTTCTTGCCAGTTTGTTGAGCTACTGCGTGATGATCTGTGGTTACAAACAGCTCGTAATTCCAATGCAATGGCAAAACGTCTTGCAGAAGGCCTTGCAGGTATTCCGGGTGTCGAAATTTGCAACAAGGTTGATGTAAACTCTGTGTTTGCGATTATCAGCCCTGAGCATCAGGAAGAATTGCATAAGCAGTTTGCATTTTATGAGTGGAATGAGGCCACACATGAAGTGCGACTTGTTTGTTCATTCGACACAACTGAGCAAGAAGTCGATAGTTTCATTGCCGCAGCAAAAGCTATTTGCCGATAG
- a CDS encoding DnaJ C-terminal domain-containing protein produces MAVEYKDYYKILGVSKTAGKDEISRAFKKLARKYHPDLNSNNPEAEKKFKEANEAYEVLKDPEKRRMYDQLGPNWQQGQHFGGAGGFQGQQFGGFQGGGDFSDFFETIFGGGGFQGAGGFQGFGGQGGYANRPQRGRDVEASLSLTLEEAYHGGRKSITLSEAGGGTKALEVNIPAGIKDGARIRLSGQGDQGYAGGPAGDLYLKVTIAPHHRFTLDGLNIILDLPLSPWEAALGTEVTVPTLDGNVSLRIAPGTGSGRKLRLRGKGLGGTSNKGDQFVRIKIVVPESATDKQKELWDELAKECGSFSPRDF; encoded by the coding sequence ATGGCTGTTGAGTACAAAGATTACTATAAAATTTTAGGTGTATCCAAGACCGCGGGAAAAGATGAAATTTCTCGTGCGTTTAAAAAGCTTGCGCGCAAATACCATCCTGACTTGAACTCTAATAATCCTGAAGCAGAAAAGAAATTTAAAGAAGCCAATGAAGCGTATGAAGTGCTTAAGGATCCTGAAAAACGACGCATGTACGATCAGCTTGGTCCAAACTGGCAGCAGGGTCAGCATTTTGGTGGAGCTGGTGGTTTCCAAGGTCAGCAATTTGGTGGCTTTCAGGGTGGCGGTGACTTTAGCGACTTCTTTGAGACTATCTTTGGCGGTGGTGGCTTCCAGGGTGCTGGCGGTTTTCAGGGCTTTGGTGGACAGGGTGGTTATGCAAACCGTCCACAGCGTGGACGTGATGTTGAAGCCTCTTTGTCCTTAACACTGGAAGAAGCTTACCATGGTGGCCGCAAGTCTATCACTCTTTCTGAAGCAGGTGGCGGTACCAAAGCTTTGGAAGTGAATATTCCTGCTGGCATTAAAGACGGTGCTCGTATCCGCTTATCTGGTCAGGGAGATCAGGGATATGCTGGGGGGCCTGCTGGGGATTTGTACCTTAAAGTTACCATTGCACCGCATCATCGATTCACCCTTGATGGTTTGAATATTATTCTCGACCTGCCGCTTTCTCCTTGGGAAGCAGCTTTGGGAACAGAAGTAACCGTGCCGACCTTGGATGGTAACGTTAGCTTACGGATAGCACCAGGTACCGGTAGCGGACGCAAGCTGCGTTTACGCGGCAAGGGGCTTGGTGGCACCTCCAATAAAGGCGACCAGTTTGTACGAATTAAAATTGTTGTTCCGGAATCTGCTACAGATAAGCAAAAGGAACTATGGGATGAGCTTGCAAAAGAATGTGGAAGCTTTAGCCCGCGTGACTTTTAA
- a CDS encoding chaperone modulator CbpM, producing the protein MARTIIEIQAISEELPVRSDRIAWAQFLELTGIHPSRLGELLEMEWIIPAKAANKHYLFTRKDVFRVRKLIRICDDFNLTPTGGSIIVDLLERVEELERKVQELESAAE; encoded by the coding sequence ATGGCACGTACCATTATAGAGATACAGGCTATATCTGAAGAATTGCCCGTTCGATCGGATCGCATTGCATGGGCTCAGTTTTTGGAGCTTACGGGAATTCATCCTTCAAGGTTGGGCGAGTTGCTCGAGATGGAATGGATTATTCCTGCTAAGGCTGCGAATAAACATTACTTGTTTACTCGTAAGGATGTGTTTCGTGTACGTAAGCTTATCCGTATTTGTGACGATTTTAATTTAACCCCGACAGGTGGTTCGATCATTGTAGATTTGCTCGAACGCGTTGAGGAGTTGGAGCGTAAAGTACAGGAACTTGAATCCGCTGCGGAATAA
- the clpB gene encoding ATP-dependent chaperone ClpB has translation MDLNQFTEKSQAAISEAQNIAIRFGHQQVDVDHLVLALVDQEQGLVRRILERVNVDPARFGFALEKEIRKRPSVSGPGASHDTIYVTQQLNQLLVRAQDFAKRMKDEFVSVEHLFCVALEPPIAPAVATVIKDMNVSYEDVLKSLNEVRGAQRVTSQNPENTYEALIKYGRDLVDEARRGKLDPVIGRDSEIRRIVRILSRRTKNNPVIIGEAGVGKTAIVEGLAHRILNGDVPESLKDKSLFALDMGSLIAGAKYRGEFEERLKAVLAEIEKSEGRILMFIDELHLIVGAGKTEGAMDAGNLLKPMLARGELHCIGATTLDEYRKYIEKDPALERRFQPLLVTQPSIEDTISILRGLKERFEVHHGVRISDSAIVEAVTLSDRYISDRQLPDKAIDLIDEAAAMIRTEIDSLPAELDEVNRKIMQLEIEREALRKETDDASHERLEKLENELSELRGSHADLMSRWEKEKGAIDSQRELKEQIEETKRKIEEAERNYDLNTAAQLKYSVLNDLENRLNSEQEEEKDEERLLKEEVRPEDVADIVARWTGIPVTRLVESEREKLLRLPDELHQRVVGQDEAVEAVSEAVLRSRAGLSDPNRPIGSFIFLGPTGVGKTELCKSLAEALFDSEDNIVRLDMSEYMEKHTVARLVGAPPGYVGFDEGGQLTEAVRRKPYCVVLFDEIEKAHPDVFNTLLQILDDGRLTDSHGRTVNFKNTIIIMTSNVGAPLLLEGISPDGHLADDVRDIVMQELRKYFRPEFLNRVDETVLFKPLLREQIKEIIDLLLARLRGRLEGRKITLELTEAARNFIADNAYDPVYGARPLRRYLQQKVETTLARKLIGGELREGQHVVIDVVQADDEFEDLQFTISS, from the coding sequence ATGGATTTAAATCAGTTCACTGAAAAATCTCAGGCAGCCATCAGCGAGGCACAGAACATTGCAATTCGTTTCGGACACCAGCAGGTAGATGTTGATCATCTCGTACTTGCTTTGGTGGATCAGGAGCAGGGACTTGTTCGACGTATTTTAGAGCGTGTGAATGTTGATCCTGCCCGCTTTGGTTTTGCATTAGAGAAAGAAATTCGCAAAAGACCTTCCGTGAGTGGTCCGGGTGCCAGTCATGATACTATTTATGTGACCCAGCAGTTGAATCAGCTGTTGGTACGTGCGCAGGATTTTGCAAAGCGCATGAAAGACGAGTTCGTTAGCGTTGAGCACTTGTTTTGCGTAGCATTGGAACCTCCAATAGCTCCTGCTGTTGCGACTGTTATTAAGGATATGAACGTTTCTTATGAGGACGTGTTAAAATCTCTTAACGAAGTTCGCGGCGCACAGCGTGTCACATCACAAAATCCAGAAAATACGTACGAGGCACTGATCAAATACGGTCGTGACCTTGTTGATGAAGCTCGCAGGGGTAAACTTGATCCTGTAATCGGGCGAGATTCAGAGATCCGCCGTATTGTCCGTATTCTTTCCCGGCGTACTAAAAACAACCCTGTAATCATTGGTGAGGCAGGTGTTGGTAAGACAGCTATTGTAGAAGGGCTGGCGCACCGTATTCTTAACGGTGATGTACCGGAAAGCTTGAAAGACAAGAGCTTGTTTGCGCTTGATATGGGCTCCCTGATTGCGGGTGCCAAGTATCGTGGTGAGTTTGAAGAACGTCTTAAAGCGGTTCTTGCAGAAATTGAAAAGTCTGAAGGCCGTATTTTAATGTTTATCGATGAGCTTCATCTTATTGTTGGTGCAGGTAAAACGGAAGGTGCAATGGATGCAGGTAACTTGCTTAAACCAATGCTTGCCAGAGGCGAGTTGCACTGCATCGGCGCTACCACACTGGATGAATACCGCAAGTACATAGAAAAAGATCCTGCTTTGGAACGTCGATTCCAGCCGCTTCTTGTGACACAGCCGTCTATTGAGGATACTATTTCTATTCTTCGCGGATTGAAGGAGCGTTTTGAAGTACACCATGGTGTGCGCATCAGCGACTCCGCTATCGTAGAAGCGGTAACGCTTTCCGATAGATATATTTCTGACCGTCAGCTTCCGGATAAGGCTATTGACCTTATTGATGAAGCAGCGGCTATGATACGTACAGAAATCGATTCCTTGCCTGCAGAGCTAGACGAAGTAAACCGCAAGATTATGCAGCTTGAAATTGAACGTGAGGCTCTTCGCAAAGAAACAGATGATGCATCACATGAGCGTCTGGAAAAACTTGAAAATGAGCTTTCTGAACTGCGCGGCAGCCATGCTGATCTCATGTCCAGATGGGAAAAAGAAAAGGGTGCAATTGATTCGCAGCGGGAATTGAAAGAACAGATTGAAGAAACCAAACGTAAGATTGAAGAAGCTGAACGTAATTATGATTTGAATACAGCAGCGCAGCTTAAATATTCTGTACTGAATGATCTTGAAAATCGCTTGAACTCTGAGCAGGAAGAAGAAAAAGACGAAGAACGTCTGTTGAAAGAAGAAGTTCGTCCGGAAGATGTTGCTGACATTGTGGCGCGTTGGACAGGCATTCCTGTAACACGGCTTGTTGAATCTGAGCGGGAAAAGCTTTTGCGCTTGCCTGATGAGCTGCATCAACGTGTAGTAGGGCAGGATGAAGCGGTTGAAGCTGTTTCTGAGGCTGTTTTGCGTTCACGTGCCGGACTTTCTGATCCTAACCGACCTATTGGTTCCTTTATTTTCTTAGGACCTACTGGTGTTGGTAAAACAGAGTTATGTAAGTCTTTGGCAGAAGCCTTGTTTGATTCAGAAGACAACATTGTACGTCTCGATATGAGTGAATACATGGAGAAGCATACGGTGGCACGTCTTGTCGGCGCACCTCCAGGTTATGTGGGATTTGATGAAGGTGGGCAACTTACAGAGGCTGTGCGTCGTAAGCCATACTGCGTTGTGCTTTTTGATGAAATTGAAAAAGCGCATCCGGATGTATTCAATACTCTGTTGCAGATTCTGGATGATGGCCGTCTGACAGACAGCCATGGACGAACAGTTAATTTCAAAAACACAATTATCATTATGACCTCCAACGTCGGTGCGCCGTTGTTGCTTGAGGGTATCTCTCCGGATGGGCATCTCGCTGATGATGTGCGGGATATCGTAATGCAGGAACTTCGCAAGTACTTCAGACCGGAGTTTTTGAACCGCGTTGACGAAACTGTACTCTTTAAACCGTTGTTGCGCGAACAGATCAAAGAGATTATTGATCTTCTTCTGGCTCGACTGCGTGGTAGACTGGAAGGTCGTAAGATTACGTTGGAACTTACAGAAGCTGCGCGTAATTTTATAGCAGACAATGCCTATGACCCAGTGTACGGTGCTCGTCCACTGCGACGCTATTTGCAGCAGAAAGTTGAGACGACGCTTGCACGCAAGCTTATCGGTGGTGAGTTACGAGAAGGTCAGCATGTTGTTATTGACGTTGTTCAAGCGGATGATGAGTTCGAAGATTTGCAATTTACTATTTCATCATAG